From Candidatus Poribacteria bacterium, the proteins below share one genomic window:
- a CDS encoding LamG domain-containing protein, translating to MFPSVMNATKKVILNLAAVLITGLGIGIPVAAQTVVIEDGLIGYWSFNKDTVKGNTVKDVWGNQDAEMIGKLQIVEGKFGEAVRLEGGAGARVQITDDIKKAELPTEEMTVELWVWDEQFIEWGGYMVAVQDNGAFEKGWLIGTRWKAFSFALSSDGADDGDGLLTYLNSANTYDVNEWHHVVGTYDGKEMKIYVDGKLEGTSSVQSGVINYPDRIFFSMGAYKDDNEDFVHKGMIDEVRLYDRALSEKEVSNNLEAEGLAVEAAGKLSLTWGQIKAAANR from the coding sequence ATGTTTCCATCTGTTATGAACGCAACGAAAAAGGTGATTCTAAACTTAGCCGCTGTTTTAATTACTGGATTAGGAATCGGGATTCCTGTCGCTGCCCAGACAGTCGTCATCGAAGATGGGCTAATTGGCTACTGGAGTTTCAATAAAGACACCGTGAAAGGCAATACGGTAAAGGATGTCTGGGGCAATCAGGATGCCGAGATGATAGGGAAACTTCAAATCGTCGAGGGTAAGTTTGGAGAAGCAGTGCGATTGGAAGGAGGCGCGGGTGCCCGTGTCCAAATCACTGATGACATCAAAAAAGCTGAACTCCCCACAGAGGAAATGACTGTAGAATTATGGGTGTGGGATGAGCAGTTCATCGAATGGGGTGGGTACATGGTAGCCGTTCAGGACAACGGTGCTTTTGAAAAAGGGTGGCTGATCGGCACCCGATGGAAAGCGTTCAGCTTCGCACTCTCTTCGGATGGGGCTGATGATGGCGATGGTCTCTTAACTTACCTCAATTCCGCCAACACGTATGATGTGAATGAATGGCACCATGTGGTCGGAACATACGATGGTAAGGAGATGAAAATCTACGTAGATGGGAAACTGGAGGGCACTTCAAGTGTGCAATCGGGGGTAATCAACTATCCGGATCGTATTTTCTTTTCCATGGGTGCTTATAAAGATGACAACGAGGACTTCGTGCACAAGGGGATGATCGACGAAGTGCGTCTCTATGATCGGGCACTCAGCGAAAAAGAGGTATCGAACAATCTTGAAGCGGAAGGGTTGGCAGTGGAGGCAGCTGGAAAACTGAGTCTCACCTGGGGTCAAATTAAGGCTGCTGCGAATAGATAA
- a CDS encoding glycerophosphodiester phosphodiesterase family protein translates to MSEPAANESDADPILLAHRGLVRHAPENTLPGFAAAIEVGLSLELDVYQTRDEHLVVIHDGTVDRTTNGTGKVIDMTLAEIRKLDAGSWFDQRFTGEKVPTLEEVFQLIRERQRTPLTIGLNMKVISPGIEQNIVQLVEKYDLLDQLFAFGQSIDSTRRFKEANPKLRTTTQHIRNTEQFDADLQDPLADDLWVVFVPDAKAVEQARQLGKRVWISLHIAENRPDTWDKARANKVDGICTDWPLECCLHWRFTEKSTGDE, encoded by the coding sequence TTGTCAGAGCCAGCGGCAAACGAGTCGGACGCGGATCCAATCTTGCTCGCTCATCGCGGTTTGGTACGGCACGCGCCTGAGAACACTTTGCCCGGTTTTGCGGCGGCCATTGAGGTAGGACTGTCGCTCGAGTTGGATGTCTACCAGACACGCGATGAACACCTTGTGGTCATCCACGATGGGACTGTGGACCGTACGACTAACGGTACCGGCAAAGTGATTGATATGACGTTGGCAGAAATCCGCAAACTGGATGCTGGAAGTTGGTTCGATCAACGTTTCACTGGCGAGAAGGTGCCGACATTGGAAGAAGTGTTCCAACTCATACGCGAGCGTCAGCGAACACCATTGACCATTGGACTGAATATGAAAGTCATCTCTCCAGGGATTGAGCAGAACATCGTGCAGCTCGTCGAAAAATACGACCTGCTCGACCAGCTCTTCGCCTTCGGTCAATCCATCGATTCGACTCGTCGCTTCAAAGAAGCCAACCCAAAGCTGCGGACGACAACGCAACATATTCGCAATACCGAGCAATTCGACGCAGATCTGCAGGATCCACTGGCTGACGACCTATGGGTGGTATTCGTTCCGGATGCGAAAGCGGTTGAGCAGGCCCGTCAACTCGGTAAGCGCGTCTGGATTAGCCTGCACATCGCCGAAAACCGACCCGACACATGGGACAAAGCCCGCGCCAACAAAGTAGATGGCATTTGTACCGATTGGCCGCTGGAGTGCTGTCTACATTGGCGTTTCACTGAGAAATCCACAGGCGACGAATAA